A stretch of the Bacillus sp. B-jedd genome encodes the following:
- a CDS encoding DUF86 domain-containing protein, with protein MYFVDRNLMEQRLRYIEQQTELFKSQQQWESPIEEAALERVAHMLTEAVLDVGNAMIDGFIMRDPGSYEDIIDILLDEKVIGEKTGEDLKILISLRKQLVQDYTEIDHGGLHEELTAILGGISEFPGLVRTYLTNELGPVSAFKPH; from the coding sequence ATGTATTTTGTCGACCGCAATCTCATGGAGCAAAGGCTCCGTTATATTGAACAGCAGACAGAACTGTTCAAAAGCCAACAGCAATGGGAATCGCCAATTGAAGAAGCCGCGCTTGAGCGGGTTGCGCATATGCTGACAGAAGCCGTTTTGGATGTCGGCAATGCAATGATCGATGGATTCATTATGCGCGACCCGGGTAGCTACGAGGATATCATTGACATTCTTCTCGATGAAAAAGTCATTGGCGAAAAGACCGGGGAGGATCTAAAAATCCTCATTTCACTGCGCAAACAGCTCGTCCAGGATTATACTGAAATCGACCATGGCGGCCTTCATGAGGAATTAACCGCCATCCTTGGTGGCATCTCCGAATTCCCAGGTTTGGTCCGGACATACCTTACGAACGAGCTGGGACCGGTTTCGGCCTTTAAACCTCATTGA
- a CDS encoding EAL domain-containing protein: MVRQYVVKAAQLMKWGKIVLPLSSIKFFPPQFVLRNPVAQGVRKAFDDGHEAAVIVFNLKNMKELADFLGPVKFPKFMGRFKQLFKHSIEMEVGSEEIITLHDFYGDGLSLYIRTGHDRCGLSAIDGLMRKVAGEARRKIHAEFPDVQMVLETGYMFVEKKAYSVQEAVLKAHQQAVAMAEKRVESEFNELLFIMSKIISQRELFLLAQPIIDVATREVRAWELLTRGPAGTMLENPLTLFSVARQTGKLYELEMVVLDKALDQIKASECTQDIFINFTPLTMGNAKFIRDVKKLMGKYKNISPKQITFEITERDSIEDMRDFIYNIKVLRLMGFKIAVDDTGSGYASLNTISEVMPDIIKIDRSVIQNIDKNSVKESMLKGLLLVAREAGSLVVAEGIENAEEALVLTRNKVDLAQGYFYAKPAILAKKIAT, encoded by the coding sequence ATGGTCCGACAGTATGTGGTAAAAGCCGCACAGCTTATGAAATGGGGCAAGATAGTGCTTCCCCTGTCCTCAATAAAATTTTTCCCTCCGCAATTTGTCCTGAGGAATCCGGTTGCCCAGGGAGTCCGAAAAGCTTTCGATGATGGACATGAGGCAGCCGTTATTGTCTTTAATCTAAAAAATATGAAAGAGCTTGCTGATTTTCTTGGACCTGTGAAATTCCCTAAATTCATGGGGCGGTTCAAGCAATTGTTCAAGCATTCGATAGAAATGGAAGTGGGCAGCGAGGAAATCATCACTCTCCATGATTTTTATGGGGACGGCCTTTCGCTCTACATCCGCACAGGACACGACCGCTGTGGCCTTTCCGCAATAGATGGCCTGATGAGGAAGGTTGCCGGGGAGGCGAGAAGAAAAATCCACGCTGAATTTCCTGACGTGCAGATGGTCCTTGAGACCGGGTATATGTTTGTCGAGAAGAAGGCATACTCCGTCCAGGAAGCTGTCCTGAAAGCACACCAGCAGGCTGTGGCGATGGCGGAGAAAAGAGTGGAGTCCGAGTTCAATGAGCTGCTGTTCATCATGAGCAAAATCATTTCACAAAGGGAGCTGTTCCTGCTTGCGCAGCCGATCATTGATGTCGCGACAAGGGAAGTTCGCGCCTGGGAGCTGTTGACACGCGGACCGGCCGGCACGATGCTTGAAAACCCGCTGACGCTTTTTTCAGTCGCAAGGCAAACGGGCAAGCTATATGAACTGGAAATGGTCGTCCTCGACAAAGCGCTTGACCAAATAAAGGCAAGCGAATGCACGCAGGATATCTTTATTAATTTCACCCCGCTCACAATGGGGAATGCAAAGTTCATCCGCGATGTGAAAAAGCTGATGGGCAAATATAAGAACATATCACCAAAGCAAATAACATTTGAGATAACAGAGCGGGATTCCATTGAGGATATGAGGGACTTCATATACAATATTAAAGTTCTCCGCCTGATGGGATTTAAAATCGCGGTTGATGATACCGGCTCCGGTTACGCCAGCTTGAATACAATTAGTGAAGTGATGCCGGACATCATCAAGATTGACCGCTCCGTCATCCAGAACATCGATAAAAATTCCGTGAAGGAATCGATGCTGAAGGGGCTGCTGCTCGTTGCGAGGGAAGCAGGCTCGCTTGTGGTTGCCGAAGGCATTGAAAACGCTGAAGAGGCCTTGGTATTGACGAGGAACAAAGTTGACCTGGCACAGGGCTATTTCTATGCAAAGCCGGCCATCCTTGCAAAAAAAATCGCTACATAG
- a CDS encoding DUF3055 domain-containing protein, translated as MAERFFLYDDTEVSKTRFVSFVGENNRFDLALVQTGRHYGKTLVLDMQGSRFAIIGEDDLKEEGYLEFAFKLSEEDAEELRSFLVEVI; from the coding sequence ATGGCTGAACGGTTTTTCTTGTATGATGATACAGAGGTTTCAAAAACGAGGTTTGTCAGTTTTGTTGGTGAAAATAATCGTTTTGATTTGGCGCTTGTACAGACGGGTAGGCATTACGGAAAGACACTGGTGCTCGATATGCAAGGCAGCCGCTTTGCGATTATCGGGGAGGATGATTTGAAGGAAGAAGGATATCTTGAGTTTGCTTTCAAGCTATCGGAGGAGGATGCCGAGGAACTGCGCTCCTTCCTGGTGGAAGTGATTTAG
- a CDS encoding YutD family protein — MIMVNNVAYEVIEDYRDGFNEEAFKERYSEILARYDYIVGDWGYGQLRLKGFFDDQNQKATFDTKISTITEYLYEFCNFGCAYFVVKKVKK; from the coding sequence ATGATAATGGTCAATAACGTGGCTTATGAAGTAATTGAGGATTACCGGGACGGCTTTAATGAAGAAGCATTTAAAGAAAGATACAGCGAGATCCTCGCCAGATATGATTACATTGTCGGCGACTGGGGATACGGGCAGCTCAGGCTAAAAGGATTCTTCGACGACCAGAACCAGAAAGCTACCTTTGATACGAAAATCAGCACAATCACAGAATACCTGTACGAGTTCTGCAACTTCGGCTGTGCTTACTTTGTCGTAAAAAAAGTGAAAAAGTAA
- a CDS encoding YhcN/YlaJ family sporulation lipoprotein, translating to MQKKLLVYVLFVSLLAACSGGDKAGDQYGGVSHLHPDSRRSEVYGDVKGKRADKSHQFGYYRHQKSPIMGDKSARHKPPVLDRKKLARDIGRLTTDLPNVNDAAVLVTDDEVLVAYDSDTANRELTADQVRKTAMSVVPRFYHVYVSDNKMLIRDVETLSSLNTQNKNVTEAIDAVIREMVKTPQGLRPGKGSSGGMGSGR from the coding sequence ATGCAAAAGAAATTATTGGTTTATGTACTGTTCGTGTCCCTGCTTGCCGCATGTTCCGGCGGGGATAAAGCGGGGGATCAATATGGCGGGGTCAGTCATTTGCATCCGGATAGCCGCCGTTCAGAGGTTTACGGGGATGTGAAAGGGAAACGTGCTGACAAGTCCCATCAGTTTGGTTATTATCGTCATCAGAAAAGCCCGATCATGGGAGATAAATCAGCAAGGCACAAGCCTCCTGTCCTGGACAGGAAGAAGCTTGCGAGGGATATCGGCCGTCTGACGACGGATTTGCCGAATGTGAATGATGCGGCGGTCCTGGTGACCGATGACGAGGTACTGGTTGCCTATGACTCGGATACGGCCAACCGAGAGCTTACAGCTGACCAAGTGCGAAAGACAGCCATGTCAGTTGTGCCGCGCTTTTACCATGTATATGTGTCGGATAATAAAATGCTGATCCGGGATGTGGAGACGCTATCGAGCCTGAATACGCAGAATAAGAATGTGACTGAGGCCATTGATGCGGTGATTCGTGAAATGGTGAAGACACCTCAGGGCTTGAGGCCGGGGAAGGGATCTAGCGGCGGGATGGGGAGCGGTCGCTGA
- the lipA gene encoding lipoyl synthase: MTLDNRPQRKPEWLKIKLNTNENYTGLKKMMRTKNLHTVCEEARCPNIHECWAVRRTATFMILGDTCTRACRFCAVKTGLPTELDLQEPERVADSVFQMNLKHAVITAVARDDLRDGGSAVFAETVRAVRRKNPFTTVEVLPSDMGGVEENLRTLMDARPDILNHNIETVRRLTPRVRARATYERSLEFLRRAKEMQPDIPTKSSLMIGLGETWDEIVEVMDDLRANHVDIMTIGQYLQPTKKHLNVVKYYTPDEFNELKQIAMSKGFSHCESGPLVRSSYHADEQVNAAARAKTAAMEAAGEGTAIEA, translated from the coding sequence ATGACACTTGATAACAGGCCGCAAAGAAAGCCTGAATGGCTGAAAATAAAATTGAATACGAATGAAAACTACACCGGGCTGAAGAAAATGATGCGCACAAAGAATCTCCATACTGTATGTGAGGAAGCGCGTTGCCCGAATATCCATGAATGCTGGGCGGTCAGAAGGACAGCTACTTTCATGATTCTTGGTGACACCTGTACAAGGGCATGCCGTTTCTGTGCTGTCAAAACAGGCCTCCCAACCGAGCTGGATCTACAGGAGCCTGAGCGCGTCGCCGACTCCGTTTTCCAAATGAACCTGAAGCATGCGGTTATCACCGCAGTAGCCCGTGACGATCTGCGCGATGGGGGATCGGCTGTTTTCGCGGAAACAGTCAGGGCCGTCCGAAGGAAAAACCCGTTTACAACAGTTGAAGTCCTGCCGTCTGATATGGGCGGGGTGGAGGAAAACCTCCGCACCTTAATGGATGCCCGTCCCGACATCCTGAACCATAACATCGAAACTGTCAGGAGGCTGACTCCCAGAGTACGGGCGAGGGCAACTTATGAGCGGTCTCTTGAATTTTTGCGCCGCGCAAAAGAAATGCAGCCTGACATCCCAACGAAATCAAGCCTGATGATTGGCCTTGGCGAGACATGGGATGAAATTGTTGAAGTCATGGATGACCTCCGCGCCAATCATGTCGATATCATGACCATCGGCCAATATTTGCAGCCGACAAAAAAACATCTAAACGTTGTGAAATACTACACGCCAGATGAATTCAATGAATTGAAACAAATCGCCATGTCAAAAGGTTTCAGCCATTGTGAATCTGGACCGCTTGTCCGTTCTTCCTACCATGCTGACGAACAGGTGAATGCTGCGGCGAGGGCTAAAACAGCTGCAATGGAAGCAGCCGGTGAAGGCACGGCCATTGAGGCGTAA
- a CDS encoding M23 family metallopeptidase — MRVLLLLLCSFVLAGSAFARTGERQLTESQAGPNAEQTAKEQPPVVQANEEPNLFSKRMQLYKKAEAATGIPWFYLAGVDQYERNVRLSRKDLPDPEGAISIYFAPDVWAGAANPNPEDTHPGTIAFFGGVGVDGNGNGKASRHHGEDVLQAFANHVLKYGFDNENFRIALWEYYHRDKAVGMIMGFAKIYQQFGRIDLEGNAFPVPYRSNHSYKNTWGDARGWGGRRMHEGTDIFAGYGVPVRATSYGIIEMKGWNRFGGWRIGIRDLNNNYHYYAHLSGFAKDIKVGDIVEPGKLIGGVGSSGYGPPGTSGKFPPHLHYGMYKDNGYTEWSFDPYPHLRKWERMDKKAKMQQKIHK, encoded by the coding sequence GTGAGGGTATTATTGCTATTATTATGTTCGTTTGTCCTCGCGGGCAGTGCTTTTGCCCGTACCGGCGAACGCCAGTTAACAGAAAGCCAGGCTGGCCCAAACGCCGAGCAAACTGCAAAGGAACAGCCGCCTGTTGTTCAGGCGAATGAAGAACCCAATCTCTTCAGCAAAAGGATGCAGTTGTACAAAAAAGCGGAAGCAGCCACAGGAATCCCATGGTTCTATCTTGCCGGTGTCGATCAGTATGAACGGAATGTCAGGCTATCCCGGAAGGATTTACCGGATCCCGAAGGCGCAATCTCGATTTATTTTGCTCCCGACGTTTGGGCTGGTGCTGCAAACCCCAATCCCGAAGATACACATCCGGGAACAATTGCCTTCTTTGGTGGGGTCGGTGTTGATGGGAACGGAAATGGAAAGGCGAGCAGGCATCACGGCGAAGATGTGCTTCAGGCTTTTGCCAATCACGTCCTTAAGTATGGATTTGATAACGAAAACTTCAGGATTGCCCTTTGGGAATACTATCATCGCGATAAGGCTGTCGGCATGATTATGGGATTCGCAAAAATCTATCAGCAATTCGGACGGATTGATCTCGAAGGAAATGCTTTTCCCGTGCCGTACAGAAGCAACCACAGCTACAAAAATACATGGGGCGACGCCCGCGGCTGGGGCGGCAGGCGGATGCACGAAGGAACCGATATTTTCGCCGGATATGGTGTTCCAGTGCGCGCGACCTCTTACGGCATTATTGAAATGAAGGGCTGGAACCGCTTTGGCGGCTGGCGCATCGGCATCCGGGATTTGAACAATAATTACCACTATTATGCTCATTTAAGCGGTTTTGCAAAGGATATTAAAGTTGGTGATATTGTTGAGCCTGGAAAGCTGATTGGCGGAGTCGGAAGCTCCGGCTATGGGCCGCCGGGAACTTCAGGCAAATTTCCGCCGCATCTCCATTATGGGATGTATAAGGATAATGGTTATACCGAATGGTCATTCGATCCATACCCTCACTTAAGAAAATGGGAGCGCATGGACAAAAAGGCAAAAATGCAACAGAAAATCCATAAATAG
- a CDS encoding methionine/alanine import family NSS transporter small subunit, which produces MSASAIAMMVVGIVIIWGGLVASIANAVIKSKRS; this is translated from the coding sequence ATGTCGGCAAGTGCTATTGCAATGATGGTTGTCGGAATTGTCATCATTTGGGGAGGGCTCGTAGCGAGCATCGCCAATGCGGTAATCAAATCGAAAAGATCATAA
- a CDS encoding sodium-dependent transporter — MENRPQWGTRAGFVLAAIGSAVGLGNIWRFPAVAYDNGGGAFFFPYLFALLTAGIPLLILEFTLGHKYKGSSPLSFARLNRKFEWLGWWQVAISFVISTYYPIIIAWALSYSWFSVNLSWGKDPGAFLMGDYLKVAPNPGEFIGLVPGVFIPLLIVWAVTLGVLFKGIKKGIEAANKFMLPTLIILFLIIVLRALTLDGAAEGLNAFFKPEWKEIANPKVWVAAYGQIFFSLSVGFAIMITYSSYLPKKTDLTNNAFITGFANSGFELLAGIGVFAALGFMAQQQGVPISEVVSSGIGLAFVVFPQIINEFPAFPEFFGFLFFFCLVLAGLTSLISIVETFVAGVQDKFNVSRTKAVAIGGGASALVSVLYATHGGLYLLDSVDNFINQFGIVIAGLVEVVLVAWVAKELSNLQSHANAISDMRIGGWWKVALGFITPLVLGYMTVQNFITNIKENYEGYPTSFLLYAGWGVAAAAVIVGFVFMSLKWSKNQLDVPGTREVS; from the coding sequence ATGGAAAATAGACCGCAGTGGGGGACCAGGGCAGGATTTGTTCTTGCGGCAATTGGTTCAGCAGTCGGACTGGGGAATATTTGGAGATTCCCTGCAGTCGCCTATGATAATGGAGGAGGAGCTTTCTTTTTCCCGTACTTATTCGCTCTTTTAACAGCTGGTATTCCGCTCCTCATTCTTGAATTCACGCTTGGCCATAAATACAAAGGTTCTTCTCCGCTTTCATTCGCGCGGCTGAACCGCAAGTTCGAATGGCTTGGCTGGTGGCAGGTAGCAATTTCATTTGTCATTTCTACCTACTACCCAATCATCATTGCATGGGCTTTATCTTACTCATGGTTCTCAGTCAACCTATCATGGGGCAAGGATCCTGGCGCATTCCTGATGGGAGATTATTTAAAAGTAGCTCCAAACCCGGGCGAATTCATTGGCCTCGTACCTGGCGTGTTCATCCCATTACTGATTGTTTGGGCAGTCACTTTGGGGGTTCTTTTCAAGGGAATTAAGAAAGGGATCGAAGCGGCAAACAAATTCATGCTGCCAACCCTAATTATCCTGTTCCTGATCATTGTTCTAAGGGCTCTTACACTGGATGGCGCTGCAGAAGGCCTGAATGCTTTCTTCAAGCCTGAATGGAAAGAAATCGCGAATCCAAAGGTTTGGGTCGCCGCTTACGGACAGATTTTCTTCAGCTTATCCGTCGGTTTCGCAATCATGATTACTTATTCAAGCTATCTTCCTAAGAAGACAGATTTGACAAACAATGCATTCATCACTGGTTTTGCAAACTCAGGCTTTGAATTGCTTGCTGGTATCGGTGTATTCGCCGCGCTTGGTTTCATGGCGCAGCAACAGGGCGTTCCTATTTCAGAAGTTGTAAGCTCGGGTATCGGGCTGGCGTTCGTTGTATTCCCGCAAATCATTAACGAATTCCCAGCATTCCCAGAGTTCTTTGGCTTTCTGTTCTTCTTCTGTCTCGTTCTCGCTGGTTTGACGTCGCTTATTTCGATAGTTGAAACTTTTGTTGCCGGCGTTCAGGACAAGTTTAATGTTTCTCGTACAAAAGCTGTCGCAATTGGCGGAGGCGCATCAGCGCTTGTATCGGTCCTGTATGCAACTCATGGGGGCCTGTACCTACTTGATTCAGTCGACAATTTCATCAATCAGTTCGGTATCGTCATCGCCGGCCTCGTTGAAGTGGTTCTCGTTGCATGGGTAGCAAAAGAGCTTTCCAATCTGCAATCTCATGCAAATGCCATTTCTGATATGCGGATCGGCGGCTGGTGGAAGGTAGCGCTGGGCTTCATCACACCACTTGTTCTCGGATATATGACCGTTCAGAACTTTATCACGAACATTAAAGAAAATTACGAAGGCTACCCAACTTCCTTCCTGCTTTATGCGGGCTGGGGCGTCGCGGCGGCGGCCGTTATTGTCGGATTTGTGTTCATGTCACTGAAATGGAGCAAGAACCAGCTGGATGTTCCTGGCACAAGGGAGGTTTCCTAA